One Clostridiales bacterium genomic window carries:
- a CDS encoding glycoside hydrolase family 3 N-terminal domain-containing protein, translating into MDFTKLIDDMTLGEKLAQMTQLLGNYYVSDDYGKLMGLSYGFDVSEKMAWNIGSILGLTGAAKLKHVQDEYLKRSRHKIPLMFMQDVVHGFRTIFPSPLGLACTWDTGLIEEVASISAKEAAVSGIHVTFSPMVDLVRDPRWGRVIESTGEDPYLNCLYAKAFVKGYQGNSIRDKFKIAACVKHFAGYGACEAGREYNTTEISQYSLKEYYLPAYRAAVDAGCKMVMTAFNSLNGIPCTGNKKLLNNTLRDKWGFDGVIISDCTAIYELVPHGFAENSAEACAKAINAGIDIEMVSTTYYENGKANIESSKITMKQIDEAVLRILRLKEELGLFKNPYKDADEAKEKEILLCKKHREAARRAAARSLVLLKNSGNILPISKKQKNVALIGPYAESKELLDIWKCEGREDEVVSISEGLGQKLDFLTARGCGIREGTNEEMQHALEVAEKSDLIILALGEHPDMSAEAGSRGYLTLPRVQRQLASRIFETGKPVVIVLINGRPLELGEIAKKADAILEAWFPGTEGGNAIADILVGDIYPSGRLTMSFPFTIGQVPVYYNALPTGRPKGDDNNPERFVSRYRDIPNAPLYPFGYGLTYADFSYGKISLSSEIITPDSSITVKVNIKNTGGKSGTETVQMYIRDIAGSMSRPVLELKGFERITLKPGEEAPVQFKITEEMLKFNTLENGFAAEAGRFKVYIGKNSKDLQSAEFELKA; encoded by the coding sequence ATGGATTTTACAAAACTAATTGATGATATGACACTTGGCGAAAAATTGGCACAGATGACGCAGCTTCTTGGGAATTATTATGTTTCAGATGATTATGGAAAACTTATGGGGCTTTCATATGGCTTTGATGTATCTGAGAAGATGGCATGGAATATTGGGTCCATATTAGGATTGACCGGAGCGGCAAAGCTTAAACATGTGCAGGATGAATATCTTAAAAGAAGCAGGCATAAAATTCCTTTAATGTTTATGCAGGATGTAGTTCATGGGTTCCGAACAATTTTCCCATCGCCTCTGGGGCTTGCTTGTACATGGGACACGGGTCTTATCGAGGAAGTGGCCTCAATATCTGCAAAAGAGGCTGCTGTTTCCGGAATACATGTGACTTTTTCGCCTATGGTCGATTTGGTGCGTGACCCGCGATGGGGGAGAGTAATTGAATCGACCGGGGAAGACCCTTATCTGAATTGCCTTTATGCAAAAGCCTTTGTTAAAGGATATCAGGGGAACAGTATAAGAGATAAATTCAAGATAGCGGCTTGTGTAAAGCATTTTGCTGGATATGGGGCATGTGAGGCGGGCAGAGAATATAATACAACTGAAATAAGCCAATATTCACTTAAAGAGTATTATTTACCTGCCTACCGTGCTGCTGTTGATGCGGGATGCAAAATGGTCATGACAGCATTCAATTCACTAAACGGAATTCCCTGTACGGGAAATAAAAAGCTATTAAATAATACTTTAAGGGATAAATGGGGATTTGATGGAGTTATAATATCTGACTGTACAGCGATTTATGAACTGGTACCGCACGGATTTGCGGAAAATTCAGCAGAAGCGTGCGCCAAGGCCATCAATGCTGGCATAGATATAGAAATGGTATCTACAACCTATTATGAAAATGGGAAAGCGAATATTGAAAGCAGTAAAATTACAATGAAACAGATCGATGAAGCAGTGCTTCGCATTTTAAGGCTAAAGGAAGAACTTGGATTGTTTAAAAATCCTTATAAAGATGCGGATGAAGCAAAGGAAAAGGAGATACTTTTATGCAAAAAGCACAGAGAAGCCGCAAGAAGGGCAGCTGCCAGGTCATTGGTACTCCTCAAAAATAGCGGGAATATACTGCCCATCTCTAAAAAGCAAAAAAATGTTGCGCTCATTGGCCCATATGCTGAATCGAAGGAACTGCTTGACATATGGAAATGTGAAGGCAGGGAAGATGAAGTAGTCTCCATATCAGAAGGTCTTGGACAGAAACTTGATTTTCTAACTGCCAGAGGTTGTGGTATCCGTGAGGGTACGAATGAAGAAATGCAGCATGCATTAGAAGTAGCCGAGAAGTCAGATTTAATCATTTTAGCTCTTGGTGAGCATCCCGATATGAGTGCGGAAGCAGGAAGCCGTGGATATTTAACGCTGCCGAGGGTTCAAAGACAGCTGGCAAGTAGAATATTTGAAACGGGAAAACCTGTTGTCATCGTATTAATCAATGGCAGGCCGTTAGAATTGGGTGAAATAGCAAAGAAGGCTGATGCAATTCTGGAAGCATGGTTTCCTGGCACGGAAGGCGGAAATGCGATTGCAGATATACTGGTAGGTGATATATATCCGTCTGGTAGGCTTACCATGTCTTTCCCATTTACCATTGGTCAGGTGCCTGTTTATTATAATGCATTGCCGACCGGACGTCCAAAAGGAGATGATAACAATCCGGAAAGATTTGTGTCAAGGTATAGGGATATTCCAAACGCACCGTTGTATCCTTTTGGATATGGATTGACATATGCTGATTTCAGCTATGGAAAAATCAGTCTATCATCGGAAATAATAACACCTGATTCATCAATTACTGTAAAAGTAAATATTAAAAATACAGGAGGGAAATCCGGAACCGAAACTGTCCAGATGTATATACGTGATATTGCAGGCAGTATGTCTAGACCTGTACTTGAACTTAAAGGATTCGAGAGGATAACTCTCAAACCAGGTGAAGAAGCACCGGTTCAGTTTAAGATTACTGAGGAGATGCTTAAGTTTAATACATTGGAAAATGGATTCGCGGCTGAGGCTGGTAGATTCAAAGTCTATATAGGTAAAAATTCAAAGGATTTGCAGTCTGCAGAATTCGAATTGAAAGCATAA
- a CDS encoding trimethylamine methyltransferase family protein, translating into MKNIHAKIEVLTQSEIEAIHKSTLKILENVGLRVPNVECLILCEKAGAKVDRNSQVVRIPASVMERMLSDIRAAGYDEDEENIPQKIIGNISTQIFITDYKTQERRYGLLDDVMKGIALVQHLDNIPSCSAVTVPSDVPYNMTDVVSHQMIYSYSKKPGGTYILSPTSAKYIIQMANVVGQDVGYLLETVSPLQFRKESLEMALVFAKQDKPLYIAPMVVGGTTGPVTIAGTVTLMNTEILGSIFLIYALTNKLVGFYGHGTHSTDMGTMLCSFGSPNQALLGMASAQLGKFYGMKSGSNSALTDALLPDFQGGFEKAMNAIFSCLAGTVGIGCQGIVGADQGVSLEQLVIDNEWLSAYNYVIKGFEVNEDTIAEDLIERVGIGGNFVAEEHTAMNFRTSYWFSKLFNRDSWESWKYKNSPTLLDKAHEFVEAVTSGYKSPEPVIDKRKLDEINYIAKCADEELAKER; encoded by the coding sequence ATGAAAAATATACATGCCAAGATTGAGGTACTTACTCAATCTGAAATAGAAGCAATACATAAAAGTACATTAAAGATACTTGAAAATGTGGGGCTAAGGGTTCCAAATGTCGAGTGCCTTATCTTATGTGAAAAGGCAGGCGCTAAAGTAGACAGAAATTCACAGGTCGTAAGGATACCGGCATCGGTAATGGAAAGAATGCTTTCTGATATCAGGGCTGCGGGATATGATGAAGATGAGGAGAATATACCGCAAAAGATAATAGGCAATATTTCAACCCAGATATTTATAACTGATTATAAGACACAGGAAAGAAGATACGGTTTACTTGATGATGTAATGAAAGGCATAGCGTTAGTTCAGCATCTTGATAATATTCCATCATGCAGTGCTGTAACTGTGCCGTCGGACGTACCTTATAATATGACAGATGTGGTATCGCATCAAATGATATATAGCTATTCCAAAAAGCCAGGAGGTACTTATATACTTTCCCCGACGTCTGCTAAATATATAATTCAAATGGCAAATGTTGTAGGACAGGATGTCGGTTATTTATTAGAGACTGTCAGCCCCCTTCAATTTAGGAAAGAAAGCCTTGAGATGGCTCTGGTGTTTGCAAAACAAGATAAGCCTCTTTATATTGCTCCCATGGTTGTAGGAGGGACCACAGGGCCGGTAACCATTGCGGGTACTGTAACTCTGATGAACACTGAAATTTTAGGCAGTATATTTTTAATATATGCGTTAACAAACAAGCTCGTTGGATTCTATGGGCACGGAACTCATTCAACAGATATGGGGACAATGCTTTGCTCTTTTGGATCGCCAAATCAGGCTTTACTGGGCATGGCTTCAGCGCAACTGGGAAAGTTCTATGGTATGAAATCCGGAAGCAACTCTGCTCTTACGGATGCTTTGCTGCCTGATTTTCAGGGAGGTTTTGAAAAGGCTATGAATGCCATTTTTAGCTGCCTGGCAGGTACAGTTGGCATCGGATGCCAGGGTATAGTCGGAGCAGATCAGGGTGTCAGCCTCGAACAGCTTGTTATTGATAATGAATGGCTCAGCGCATACAATTATGTAATAAAAGGTTTTGAAGTGAATGAAGATACTATAGCGGAAGATCTGATTGAGAGAGTAGGGATAGGAGGAAATTTTGTGGCTGAAGAACATACTGCCATGAATTTTAGGACAAGTTATTGGTTTTCCAAACTATTTAACAGAGATAGTTGGGAGTCATGGAAATATAAAAATTCTCCAACTTTATTGGACAAGGCTC